Within Leptospira noumeaensis, the genomic segment AAAAAGAAAAGAAACAAAAGGTTTTCAACGTTGGAAAACTATTTTTACAAAACCTAGCCACTGTCCATCTTGCGGACATTTGGTGAGTAAAACAAACCTTACCCCAATTTTTGGTTGGTTTTTGACAAAAGGAAAATGTAAGTCTTGCGAAATAGAATTACCCAAACTCTATCCACTTACTGAATTTTTATTTGGACTCATTGCTATCTTTGTGTATTTTGTATCGGAAGATATCGTTGGAACCATCCTCCTTCTATTTTTGTTTGGGCACTTGCTTATCTCCATGATGACAGATGTCGCAAAGTATTCTTTGGATTATGAAAACCTTCCCTTTATCATTTGTTTCGGTATCCTTTCCAACTACTTTCTGTTTGGTGAAAACTTAAATTTAGAAAGCTTATGGGTGTTTTTGGGATTTTTATCCTTTTACCTGATCATTTACCTACTCTTTCGTGGAGGGACTGGACTTGGAGATGTGCTTTTTTCTCCAATTTTTGCTGCCATTGCCGGAAATCCCTTTTGGATTTTATATTTTAATTCCGCATACCTTCTTGCCGTAGGGTTTAGTTTTCTTTTAAGAAAAAAAGGAGACTCTTTAAAGGGAAAAAAAATCCCGATGGGACTTTATTTTTCCCTCGGACTATTTTTAACTTATTTTGCAAAACTACTAGTCCACTATTACAACTGGGAGGGATTTCCAATCTATGGAACCATTGAATGAATTGCCACAAATGAGAAAACTCTACACTCGCTCGGTTCTCACCGAAGAAACAGCAGGTTCGGATCCCTTAAAATTATTTAGTCTTTGGTTTTCGGAAGCAAAAGAAGAGGGAGAAGCTGAACCCAATGCCATGAGCCTTGCTACGGTAGACAAAACAGGCCAACCATCAGTGCGTATTGTTTTACTCAAAGGACTCATTCGTGAAGAGTTCCAGTTTTTTACCAATTATGATTCGGATAAAGGACAGGACATAGCTGCAAACAATCATGTGGCTCTCAATTTCTTTTGGCCAAAACTCGAAAGACAAATCCGAATCGAAGGTCGTGCTACCCGTATCTCCAAGGAAGAATCAGAATCTTATTTTGCAGTCAGACCCAGGGAATCTCAAATTGGAGCCCATGCATCAAATCAAAGTTCGGTGGTTCCATCCAGAGAATATTTAGAAGAGAAGTTTGTCTCCCTCACAAAGGAATGGGAAGGTAAAGAAATTCCAAAACCAGAAAACTGGGGTGGGTATTCGGTCTCCCCTACTAAAATCGAATTTTGGCAAGGAAGGGTGGGTAGACTTCATGACAGGATTTCTTTTGAAAGGATAGAATCGAGTTGGAAACGAAGTCGTTTATCTCCTTAAGGCCCTTTCGATTTAAAAAGTCTTTTTAATCTCAAATACCACAGACCCGCTAAAAAAGGTTTTCCTTTTTAGCGGAAATACGGATCGTTTGATTCGTTAGATCGATGCGATCAACCATGAAGGTTGAGCAAATGTCCTAATTTTGTTTTTTTAGTCTGCAAGTAACGAGTGTTTTCTTCCACAGGATCAATTTCAATGGGAACTCTTTCTGTTACGTGCAGATTGTAACCTTCCAAACCAACAATTTTACGAGGGTTATTCGTGATGAGTTTCATTTGTTTCACCCCGATATCTCGTAAAATTTGGGCTCCGATTCCGTATTCTCGTAAGTCAGGAGCAAATCCTAATTTTTCATTGGCTTCGACGGTATCAAGGCCCCCCTCTTGTAAAGAATAGGCTTTGAGTTTATTAATAATTCCGATCCCACGACCTTCTTGGCGCATGTACAAAAGGACTCCTGTTCCTTCTTTTTCAATCATTCGTAAAGCATTATGAAGTTGGGGTCCACAGTCACATCGTTGGGATGAAAATATATCTCCTGTCAAACATTCACTGTGAACACGGACAAGCACTGGTTTATCGGAATCAATGTCTCCCTTGACCAGTGCCATATGGATTTTGTCGTCAATTTGTGTGGAGTAAGCTTTGATTTTAAAATCTCCAAACTCGGTTGGAAGATTTGCTTCCACTTCCAAATGGATTAATTTTTCTTTGTGCCTTCTATAACGTATGAGATCTTCGATTGTATAAATATTGAGTCCATGGGTTTTTGCAAACTTTTCCAAATCAGGAATCCGAGCCATCGATCCATCGTCATTCATAATCTCACAAATGACTCCACTTGGATAAAGACCCGCTAACTTAGATAAGTCGACGGCTGCCTCTGTATGACCTGCCCTTCTTAAAACACCACCGGTTACTGCCTGTAAAGGAAACATATGGCCTGGACGCATCAAATCGTCTGATTTTGTTTTTGGATCAAGAAGAGCTTCCACAGTTTTCGCTCTATCCAGTGCGGAGATTCCTGTAGAAGTTCCGTGTTTGGCATCGACAGAAACCGTAAAGGCTGTCCCGTGTTTGTCTCCTAGAGTTAGGTCATCCACCATCTTCCCAAGACCGAGGGATTGTAACCTCTCTCTCTCCATAGGCACGCAGATCAGTCCGCGACCATGGGTTGCCATAAAATTAATTTTGTCTTTGTCCGCAAACTGGGAGGCGCAGACCAAATCCCCTTCGTTTTCTCTGTCTTCAGAGTCGACTAGAATGATCATTTTGCCTTGGCGGATTTCTTCGATTGCTTCTTCGATCGGACGTATCATGGGGAAAGGCCTCTATATACTAAAACTCTGAAAGGCGTTCCGAATTAAAGAAGATTCCCAAAGAAAGTCATTGATTTTTCCCCTTTCTTTTGTCTAAATGTTCCGGATCGGAGGCCATGTGGAACTGAAACTGAACACAACAGGAAAGATCAAAACCATAGAAATTGCAGGAAAATTTGACATTGAGTCCACAGAAGAATTTGAATCTATCTTTGCAAAACTCATCGAACCCAATCCCAGTATTGTTTCCATCGAAATGAGCCGTTTGGATTATATCGACTCGTCGGGAATTGGTTCTCTCATCAAAAGTCTAAACTCTCTCAAAAACAAAAAGGGGAAACTGATCCTTGTTGGTATGAAACCAATGATCCAAAATGTTTTTAAATTAGCAAAACTCGATATGTTTTTTGAAATTATGAGTAGTTCTGATTTTCAGAGTAAGTATGTAAATGACGATTCTGATTCAGACATCGATGATTTATTAAAAAGAAATTAACTACCGGATCTTTGGCTTAAATAATTTTCGATGTATTTAGCAAGTACATCCACTTCCACATTCAAACGTTGGTCTTTTTTCCAGGAACCTGCATTGGTTTTTTCCATTGTTTCTGGGATTAAGATCAGTTGTATATTCCCATCCTGAACATCCACCACAGTAAGGCTTATCCCATCCAAAGTCACAGATCCTTTTTTCACAAAATAACGGCGAAGTTCTTCTGGAATTTCTACCCAAAACTCTTCTACCTCTGTTTCAATTTGTTTGCGACTCACAACCTTTGCCATTCCATCTACATGGCCTTGCACCATATGACCGCCGAACCTTTGTCCAAGGGCCATCGCTCGCTCCAAATTGACGGTAGAACCTTCTCCTAACCGAGACAAGTTGGTGAGTTCCAAAGATTTAAACGACGCATAAAACTTAAATAAATTCCCAAGATCGTTAAATTCAGTGACTGTCATACATGCGCCGTTGATGGCAATGGAGTCCCCTGTTTTTAAATCAGGATTTTCCCATTCGGTTTCGATTGTAAATTGGATACCCGAATCAATCGGTTCGATCGCGACAACTTTTCCAAGTGTTTCTACAAGACCTGTAAACATATTCTAAACACTCCCATTCGGTTTTCTAATAAAAATGCGGTTGGATCCCACTTGGTATTCTGAAATTAAAAGTTCATTCTGGAATATGAAAGGAATTCCATCGGGAAGTGATTTGTTTTCATTTCGAATTTCAAGAATCCGATCCGATTCGTTAAGTTCCTCTGCCAAAAAATTAGGGAAAAAATTTCCCGATTCGCATAACAAAGTATTGATGCCAAGGTCACCCAAAATCTCTAAAAA encodes:
- a CDS encoding bifunctional 3,4-dihydroxy-2-butanone-4-phosphate synthase/GTP cyclohydrolase II, translating into MIRPIEEAIEEIRQGKMIILVDSEDRENEGDLVCASQFADKDKINFMATHGRGLICVPMERERLQSLGLGKMVDDLTLGDKHGTAFTVSVDAKHGTSTGISALDRAKTVEALLDPKTKSDDLMRPGHMFPLQAVTGGVLRRAGHTEAAVDLSKLAGLYPSGVICEIMNDDGSMARIPDLEKFAKTHGLNIYTIEDLIRYRRHKEKLIHLEVEANLPTEFGDFKIKAYSTQIDDKIHMALVKGDIDSDKPVLVRVHSECLTGDIFSSQRCDCGPQLHNALRMIEKEGTGVLLYMRQEGRGIGIINKLKAYSLQEGGLDTVEANEKLGFAPDLREYGIGAQILRDIGVKQMKLITNNPRKIVGLEGYNLHVTERVPIEIDPVEENTRYLQTKKTKLGHLLNLHG
- a CDS encoding STAS domain-containing protein — translated: MELKLNTTGKIKTIEIAGKFDIESTEEFESIFAKLIEPNPSIVSIEMSRLDYIDSSGIGSLIKSLNSLKNKKGKLILVGMKPMIQNVFKLAKLDMFFEIMSSSDFQSKYVNDDSDSDIDDLLKRN
- a CDS encoding riboflavin synthase, encoding MFTGLVETLGKVVAIEPIDSGIQFTIETEWENPDLKTGDSIAINGACMTVTEFNDLGNLFKFYASFKSLELTNLSRLGEGSTVNLERAMALGQRFGGHMVQGHVDGMAKVVSRKQIETEVEEFWVEIPEELRRYFVKKGSVTLDGISLTVVDVQDGNIQLILIPETMEKTNAGSWKKDQRLNVEVDVLAKYIENYLSQRSGS
- the pdxH gene encoding pyridoxamine 5'-phosphate oxidase encodes the protein MNELPQMRKLYTRSVLTEETAGSDPLKLFSLWFSEAKEEGEAEPNAMSLATVDKTGQPSVRIVLLKGLIREEFQFFTNYDSDKGQDIAANNHVALNFFWPKLERQIRIEGRATRISKEESESYFAVRPRESQIGAHASNQSSVVPSREYLEEKFVSLTKEWEGKEIPKPENWGGYSVSPTKIEFWQGRVGRLHDRISFERIESSWKRSRLSP
- a CDS encoding prepilin peptidase, whose amino-acid sequence is MDESIWLSLWTLSTYGILFFFGGALASFYTTLAERILTFCYGKKRKETKGFQRWKTIFTKPSHCPSCGHLVSKTNLTPIFGWFLTKGKCKSCEIELPKLYPLTEFLFGLIAIFVYFVSEDIVGTILLLFLFGHLLISMMTDVAKYSLDYENLPFIICFGILSNYFLFGENLNLESLWVFLGFLSFYLIIYLLFRGGTGLGDVLFSPIFAAIAGNPFWILYFNSAYLLAVGFSFLLRKKGDSLKGKKIPMGLYFSLGLFLTYFAKLLVHYYNWEGFPIYGTIE